In Opitutaceae bacterium TAV5, one genomic interval encodes:
- a CDS encoding DoxX family protein: MRLGVLFARLALGLLLLWAGLTKLAATREFYLDLLAYRLPLPDSLLRLTAAVFPWLELLVGAGLLANRWREVFRPLAVAITALFVLALGQALVRGLDISCGCFGRPLFAWAATPGFALARALLLLSAALFLHFSTTDKTTKSSS, translated from the coding sequence ATGCGCCTCGGGGTGCTTTTCGCCCGGCTCGCGCTTGGCCTGCTCCTGCTCTGGGCCGGTCTGACCAAGTTGGCGGCCACCCGGGAGTTTTATCTCGACCTGCTCGCCTATCGCCTGCCCCTGCCCGATTCGCTGCTGCGCCTGACTGCCGCCGTCTTCCCCTGGCTCGAACTGCTCGTCGGCGCCGGGCTGCTCGCCAACCGGTGGCGAGAGGTTTTTCGCCCCCTGGCGGTGGCAATCACTGCCCTGTTTGTCCTCGCCCTCGGGCAGGCGCTCGTCCGCGGCCTCGACATTAGCTGCGGCTGCTTCGGCCGGCCTCTTTTCGCCTGGGCCGCCACTCCCGGCTTCGCCCTTGCACGCGCCCTCCTCCTGCTGTCCGCGGCCCTCTTCCTGCATTTTTCCACCACCGACAAAACAACCAAATCCTCATCATGA